Proteins encoded together in one Glandiceps talaboti chromosome 11, keGlaTala1.1, whole genome shotgun sequence window:
- the LOC144442521 gene encoding zinc finger protein ZIC 4-like, giving the protein MTAETLQSTFMDHGLTKRNPAMRLVDVTPHQNINGMSTFGLAPHAHHSSDTTNEPSGMGLNPYGMEAAHMGALKLSPPHHMDTSSASTTFNPQTNGYVPHSHSHHSHGHVTSYTAQALSASRDFLLRREHLTGPTVPLGTSLASHESLTANTGSHHSMFVPSTTYGPHGHSDVGTSSHVIFPGLHDQPAHHSAPHHVNTQMRLAIPSDMYGRPDQFNQVTSPRNDHLTSPQLHHNPHMNPMNMNPMNMNPMNMNMNTPHGPGAFFRYMRQPIKQELTCMWVDQEQPNPKKPCNKTFTSMHEIVTHITVEHVGGPEQSNHTCYWQNCTRNLKPFKAKYKLVNHVRVHTGEKPFPCPFPGCGKVFARSENLKIHKRTHTGEKPFKCEFDGCDRRFANSSDRKKHSHVHTSDKPYNCKIRGCDKSYTHPSSLRKHMKVHGKSPPPTNVYDASTPSLISPQTSEGSHSVTSLPLAPNPPGLAPTHTNLSEWYVCQSAAGMPTPPSNEHSPVSSACNPLSLSNTATTSIQSTAVSHF; this is encoded by the exons ATGACTGCCGAGACGCTGCAGTCAACCTTCATGGATCACGGTCTCACCAAACGTAATCCCGCAATGCGACTAGTCGATGTTACTCCGCATCAAAATATTAATGGGATGTCGACTTTTGGACTAGCTCCCCATGCACACCATTCAAGCGATACTACTAACGAGCCGTCCGGCATGGGGCTCAATCCATACGGCATGGAAGCAGCACACATGGGGGCTCTGAAGCTCAGTCCTCCACATCATATGGACACCAGCAGCGCCAGTACCACGTTCAACCCGCAAACAAACGGTTATGTACCCCACTCTCACAGCCACCACTCTCACGGCCATGTCACCAGTTACACGGCACAGGCACTATCAGCGAGCCGTGATTTCCTCCTGCGACGTGAGCACCTTACAGGTCCTACGGTACCACTGGGCACCAGTTTGGCTTCGCACGAAAGTTTGACAGCAAATACTGGATCCCATCACAGTATGTTCGTGCCATCCACAACCTACGGTCCACACGGTCATTCCGATGTCGGAACTTCATCTCATGTAATATTTCCAGGTTTGCACGACCAGCCCGCTCACCACTCGGCACCTCATCATGTGAACACGCAGATGCGACTCGCGATACCCAGTGATATGTACGGGCGACCTGACCAATTTAATCAAGTGACAAGTCCGAGGAACGACCACCTTACGTCGCCACAACTTCATCACAATCCTCACATGAACCCAATGAACATGAATCCGATGAATATGAACCCTATGAACATGAATATGAACACACCGCACGGGCCTGGTGCATTCTTCCGTTATATGAGGCAACCGATCAAGCAGGAACTAACGTGTATGTGGGTTGACCAAGAACAACCAAACCCGAAAAAACCATGTAACAAAACCTTTACCTCCATGCACGAAATTGTTACCCATATAACAGTTGAACATGTTGGAGGACCAGAGCAATCAAATCATACTTGTTATTGGCAAAATTGCACCAGAAATTTAAAGCCTTTTAAAGCGAAGTACAAGTTAGTGAATCATGTACGTGTTCACACGGGAGAAAAGCCATTCCCTTGCCCCTTTCCAGGATGTGGAAAAGTGTTCGCCAGATCAGAAAACTTAAAGATTCACAAAAGAACACATACAG GTGAAAAGCCGTTTAAATGTGAATTCGACGGCTGCGATCGCCGATTTGCCAACTCAAGTGATAGGAAGAAACATTCACATGTCCACACATCGGATAAACCCTATAATTGTAAGATTCGTGGCTGTGACAAAAGCTACACACATCCTAGCTCTCTACGAAAACATATGAAAGTACACGGGAAGTCCCCACCACCAACAAATGTATACGATGCATCCACTCCGTCGCTCATCTCGCCACAGACGTCGGAGGGGAGCCACAGTGTCACGTCACTGCCGCTCGCGCCGAATCCACCAGGTTTGGCGCCCACACACACTAATCTTAGCGAATGGTACGTATGCCAGAGTGCGGCGGGTATGCCAACACCGCCTAGTAACGAACATTCGCCTGTGAGTTCGGCGTGTAATCCACTCAGTTTAAGTAACACAGCAACTACAAGCATACAATCTACTGCAGTATCGCATTTTTGA